The proteins below are encoded in one region of Struthio camelus isolate bStrCam1 chromosome 11, bStrCam1.hap1, whole genome shotgun sequence:
- the VGLL1 gene encoding transcription cofactor vestigial-like protein 1 encodes MEETRKLSPKPCKSKEPVKTEWGSQSVVFTYFQGDINSVVDEHFSRALSNAKNPQDLSTKHKSEAVVLKNDSMSPHQWSFSSHCSKPYPSSSATSMSNSGLNFSAAGLAGQYQPSALRSHPTQPADLWPFPSIGSPSLSGSVYHHTLPDLHVADEPISDRKYGSLLGLLQQERCLTSMQECTMKQHSSSACITGPARLQNISQSLTPGGERKASSYQGSENPSASHAAAGIQTHDRRRDLYF; translated from the exons ATGGAGGAAACAAGGAAGCTCTCTCCAAAGCCATGTAAAAGCAAAGAACCTGTGAAAACGGAATGGGGGTCTCAGAGTGTTGTGTTTACATATTTCCAAGGGGATATTAACAGTGTGGTAGATGAACATTTTTCTAGAGCTCTCAGCAATGCCAAGAACCCCCAAGACCTGAGCACGAAGCACAAGAGCGAGGCTGTTGTCCTGAAGAACG atagCATGTCTCCCCATCAGTGGAGTTTCTCTTCACACTGCTCCAAACCATATCCATCATCTTCTGCTACAAGCATGTCAAATTCTGGTCTGAATTTTTCTGCTGCTGGTCTGGCAGGCCAATACCAGCCATCAGCTCTGCGGAGTCATCCAACTCAGCCTGCGGATTTATGGCCCTTCCCTTCAATTGGTTCGCCCAGTCTTTCTGGCTCAGTATATCATCATACCTTGCCTGACCTGCACGTGGCAGATGAACCGATCTCTGACAGGAAGTACGGTTCTCTTCTTGGTCTTCTGCAACAGGAAAGGTGCCTAACATCCATGCAGGAATGTACCATGAAGCAACACTCTAGTTCTGCTTGTATTACTGGACCTGCTAGGTTACAAAATATAAGTCAAAGTTTAACTCCTGGGGGAG agaggaaagcAAGCTCTTACCAAGGCTCAGAAAATCCCAGTGCAAGCCATGCTGCCGCAG GTATACAGACTCATGACAGAAGACGAGATTTGTACTTTTAG
- the HTATSF1 gene encoding 17S U2 SnRNP complex component HTATSF1 — protein sequence MSGEDGNEDFYRQLQLQQLYEAERGEGEGESDPFTYVDPADGAAYEWDREKKAWFPKITEDFLATYHANYGFNADDTDSSSASGTATESKLPVSSKTSGTQPSANEKGPQQTDPKQKAEKRKLEAGWFHVEEDRNTNVYVTGLPPDITKDEFIQVMSKCGIIMRDPQTEEHKIKLYKDKEGNLKGDGLCCYLKRESVQLALRLLDEAEIRGYKLHVEVAKFQLKGEYDASKKKKKCKDYKKKLSQQQKQLDWRPEKKDGASRMRHERIIIIRNMFHPKDFEEDPLVLNEIREDLRTECEKFGQVKKVLIFDRHPDGVASVSFKEATEADLCKLTLNGRWFGGRQLSAETWDGVTDYQVEETAREREERLKVWGSFLEDPDAKEQKDASDSDSAASSVKLPEGRQPSKINDASKEDVNEARKRENNGEGINEDGAPSTDSSLAGSDDETDT from the exons ATGAGCGGCGAGGACGGGAACGAGGATTtctaccggcagctgcagctccagcagctctacGAGGCCGAGcgcggcgagggcgagggcgagtcCGACCCCTTCACCTACGTGGACCCGGCCGACGGGGCCGCCTACGAGTGGGACCGGGAGAAGAAGGCCTGGTTCCCCAAG ATAACGGAAGATTTCCTGGCAACATATCATGCTAACTATGGCTTCAATGCAGATGATACAGACAGTTCATCCGCTTCTGGCACAGCAACTGAAAGTAAGCTACCAGTAAGTTCTAAGACATCAGGAACACAACCATCAGCGAATGAGAAGGGACCACAGCAAACTGatccaaaacaaaaagcagaaaaacggAAGCTTGAAGCAG gtTGGTTTCATGTTGAAGAAGACAGAAACACAAATGTTTATGTGACTG GTTTACCTCCAGACATTACAAAGGATGAATTTATACAAGTCATGTCAAAATGTGGTATCATTATGCGAGATCCTCAGACAGAGGAACACAAAATCAAACTTTATAAAGATAAGGAAGGAAATCTTAAAGGAGATGGCCTCTGTTGCTATCTAAAG AGAGAATCAGTTCAACTTGCATTGAGACTTCTGGATGAGGCAGAAATTAGAGGCTATAAATTGCATGTTGAAGTTGCAAAGTTTCAGCTGAAGGGGGAGTATGAtgcaagcaaaaagaagaagaaatgtaaaGACTACAAGAAGAAGTTGTCCCAACAGCagaa ACAGCTGGATTGGAGGCCGGAGAAGAAAGATGGTGCAAGTCGAATGCGACATGAGCGCATCATCATTATCAGGAATATGTTTCACCCAAAGGACTTTGAG GAGGATCCCTTAGTGCTAAATGAGATCAGAGAAGATCTACGAACAGAGTGTGAAAAGTTTGGACAAGTAAAGAAGGTTCTCATATTTGAT CGACACCCTGATGGTGTGGCTTCTGTGTCATTTAAAGAAGCAACAGAAGCTGATCTGTGCAAACTAACCCTAAATGGAAGGTGGTTTGGTGGCCGTCAGCTCAGTGCTGAAACGTGGGATGGTGTAACAGATTATCAG GTGGAGGAGACTgcgagagaaagggaagaaaggctcAAGGTGTGGGGATCGTTTTTAGAGGATCCTGATGCAAAGGAGCAGAAAGATGCATCTGATTCAGATTCTGCAGCAAGTAGTGTTAAACTGCCTGAGGGCAGACAACCTTCAAAAATTAATGACGCATCTAAAGAGGATGTAAATGAAGCCCGTAAGAGAGAGAATAATGGTGAGGGCATTAATGAAGATGGTGCTCCATCTACAGACAGCAGTCTTGCAGGCAGCGATGATGAAACAGATACATAA